In the Triticum aestivum cultivar Chinese Spring chromosome 2B, IWGSC CS RefSeq v2.1, whole genome shotgun sequence genome, CCTCTCCGCTATGTCTTCTCCTTGAGCCAATTTCATTGAATAGGAGATGGATGCAGTGCATCACGTCCAACAAAGACACCTAACTCATGAGGGTAAGAAGCACCAGAAGATACGTACTGCAGCAACCTCAATGCAACAACAACTATCTTAAGATGGACATAGAAGCAGAAGGATGCATCTTTTTTACAAGAAACAATAGAATAACAGCTCTATTTTCCCTTCGTAATTGCAACATGTAGAAGTATATATGATAATTAGCACAAAATCAAAGCGGCATGGATGTGACTAATGCGATCTTCTACCATACATTGAGGAGGGGAACGTATCCGGTGCACCGGTGCTTGTGGTACTACCGGTGCATCGGACCTCCTAGCACATTTTAAAATGTGAAAAAAATGAGCATGTTCACACAACATAAATGTTTGTTGTCGCAAAATTTCAAATAAAAATTCGAAACATTGGTCgatatacaaaaatgacaaatccttaGCACAACCTCGTTATTTATGTGTCTCTGGTCCCCTTCATGGTTAAAAGAGAACTGCAAACATAAAAGTTGGGATCAAGCTTGAATTGTTCTTTATTAATTTATCTTGGGAAAAGTATATTTGACACACAGAACAAATTTTACAAACATAGAAGCATCGACACACAGAACAAAGAGAATTACAAACATAGAGAAGCGTcgacacactgaacattttttacAAAATAGAAAGTTACATCTGAACTCCATCAACCAGTCAGCATTTCATATTTTTACAAAAAAGTGCTTGATTAAAAAAATCCCATTTGAGGGGAATTTCATTTATATTTGAAGTACTTTGTGCTTTAGTAATTTTTAAGATATCTGATAACACCCGAACAACTGATACGAGCACATGGCAAATCAAACATTTTCAATGGCAAATTTAGTGACGCAAAGGATGATAATAAGCATGATGATTTCGTGATTTTTTTAGGGGAAAGCTAAGCTTTATTGATGATAATCCACATGTAGTGGGGTACAATTTGGATCATGGGAATTAACCAACCAAGTATTGTGTCCCAGACCGAGAGAAAGAGAGTGCTTAGCTAAACTATGTGCTTCGTCATTAACGGCTCGGCCttcaaaaataaaattacaatcTGAACTTGTGGTGACTGTGCCATATCGTCCATAATTTCCTCTGTTAATATTTCAAGTATTTTGTGCTTAAGTAGTTTTTAAGATATCTAATAACACCCGAACAACTGATACGAGCACATGACAAATCAAACATTTTCGATGACAAATTTAGTGACGCAAAGGATGATAATAAGCATGACGATTTCGTGGTGGAGGGCGCGTCGTGCCAAactatagctggccaaacgggccgggatAGTTGGGCCGGCCCGGTAGCACGGGCCTGGCACGGCACGACACGTGCTAAACGGGCCGggcccggcacgcggcacgccataggccgtgcctgggcctgaagggcgagcacgcgggccggcacggcacggcccgattaacttttttatattttttatgtaTCCTAATATGGGGCAACAGGTAAAAATAGGCTAAAAAATGCCCAGTGCGCAAAATAGGAGGTAGATTAATGGGCCTGGCGTGCCGGTAGGCCGGCCCGATTAGCATACGGGCCGTGCCTGGGCTGCAGGCTGCAGCACGCGGgctggcacggcacggcccgtataataatcgtgcctaggcgggccgggccgtgccaggcacgattaggatgggccgtgccgtgccgggccgTTTGGCCAGCTATATGCCAAACTAGAGTGAGCCACCGCTATATTATCGGCGAGTGGGCCAAAACTGCGGCCTAGGCCCATGAGCAGGACCGGCTTCCCGAGCCCAACTGACCTCTTTCTGGGGCAACACGAGGCGGCAACCAGGCCGAGCATTCTcgtcccctcccctccccacccTTCTCCTCTCCGTCGCCGTAGATCCACCgccgcagtcgccgccgccgccgccgacgatggGCTGCCTGCTGGCGCTCACCGACGACCTCATCGCGGACATCCTCATCCTCCTGCCGTCGCCGACGGACCTCGGGCGCGCCTCCGCCTCCTGCGCCTCGCTCCGCCGCGTCGTCACCTCCCCGCGGTTCCTACGCCGGGTCCGCTCCCTCCACGCCCCGCCCCCGCTCGGCGTCTTCgtccccgacgccgccgccggatTCTTCCCCGCCCTCCCGCCCAACCCCGCGGCCGGCGCCGCCCGCGCGGTCGCCCTCGCCGCCGACTTCTCCTTCGCCTTCCTCCCGGCCCCCGCGCGCGCCTGGCTCGTCCGCGACCACCGCGACGGCCGCTTCCTCCTCGACCGCGCCGCGCCCGCCGGCTCCACGGCCTTCACCGAGGTCGCCGTCTGCGACCCGCTCTCCCGGCGCTGCCTCCTGCTCCCGCCCAtccccgacgccctcgccgccgccgtcgagaACCCCTACCTCCAGCGCGGCGGCGACGATGGGGGGCTCCAGTCGCGCAGCAACGAGATCTTCCTGGCTTCTCGTGGCAACGACGGCCGCGGCGAGGAGCTGCCGTTCGCCGTCATCTGGATGGCCTGCTGCCGAGGGAAGCTGGTCGCGTTCTCCTTCTGCTCTGGATCTCGGGAATGGAGAGCGCTTTCGCCGCCGGTGCACCACGCGCTGAGCATGCGGAGAGTCATGGGTGTCCGACTGGGGCAACGCAACCATGCCCATGGGTGCTTCTACTGGATGATAACTCTCACCCGGAGGTGGCTCGTGCTGGACACCCGCAAAATGGAGTTCTCGATCCTTGACATTTCGCCTGTCCTGGCAGGCCGCTCGATGATGTTCAGTAATCAGATCACCACTCTGGAGTCAGGAGAAGGCAGAACAACCGTTGTGGTCTCAGATCTTTTTAGGGCGGATAAAAGATGCGTCCTCTACTTTTATTCGTTCATGCATTTCAGTGACCGGTGGCAGCTGCAGAACAAAATCACCTTGCCTGAGGAATGGGGAGACCGGTTTCGGGGCATCATAGGTGCATTTGAGGGCTGCTTATATATAAAGCTAGATCATCCAAAGCAGAACTTGGGAGATCCTGTTGAGCAAAATGTCACATACTTTTGGTTCGATGTCAAGACTATGCAGGTTGGTAGGTTCACTGAGATAAGTGCTGCTACTGTGAACGAAGCCTACCTTTACACAGGGTTTCCCCCATCTCTGTCACTTCCTAGTGTTTGATGCGGTAAGCTTGTTCTCTCTtcctgttttttttttcatttttcattttattgTTTAGCGTTATGCCATACTAGATTATTTCATTTTGTAGTTTAGCGTTATGCCATACTAGATTACTAGTGTTGTTTGACATTATGGTTATGTCTTTTGGAGAATCTCCAATTTTTTTGTCCTCATAATTATACGTCTTTCAACCTGTAAATTTTGATAGGTTGCTCTAGAATCTCAACAAAATGATGAAAACAACTCATGCTAGATAATTCACAGTAGTAAGAATGCTTCAAAGTTCTAATCATCAGCTGCACATCTAAAACGTGTTTTTTTCGTCATCTTGTAAGATACTGAAGTTATGGGTACTGC is a window encoding:
- the LOC123043355 gene encoding uncharacterized protein — protein: MGCLLALTDDLIADILILLPSPTDLGRASASCASLRRVVTSPRFLRRVRSLHAPPPLGVFVPDAAAGFFPALPPNPAAGAARAVALAADFSFAFLPAPARAWLVRDHRDGRFLLDRAAPAGSTAFTEVAVCDPLSRRCLLLPPIPDALAAAVENPYLQRGGDDGGLQSRSNEIFLASRGNDGRGEELPFAVIWMACCRGKLVAFSFCSGSREWRALSPPVHHALSMRRVMGVRLGQRNHAHGCFYWMITLTRRWLVLDTRKMEFSILDISPVLAGRSMMFSNQITTLESGEGRTTVVVSDLFRADKRCVLYFYSFMHFSDRWQLQNKITLPEEWGDRFRGIIGAFEGCLYIKLDHPKQNLGDPVEQNVTYFWFDVKTMQVGRFTEISAATVNEAYLYTGFPPSLSLPSV